One part of the Vibrio cyclitrophicus genome encodes these proteins:
- a CDS encoding sensor histidine kinase, with protein MSWLQKRYILSASVFVLALVVSLGLDHWLGSTIAVLLILQLSIVVIALQCHSRIAYVAGVAEAVSFNFLFTTPRYSLQMFHLDDIINLLVFIVVAFTTSQLAERYRRQQNALEQVQLRHQILLSVSHDLRTPLAGIIGNLTTFKEYQTQLQAKEKDELLDSAIKESHRLHQYIENLLQATKLQHGVVRIQKQQESIVHIVKSVIGRFSSSITSIEVVVNGAVSLVDVSRALLEQALFNVLDNALRYSPKDKQVSVTIYQSQQNVMIDVYNQGQSLQPDEAGRMFELFYSGKEKRSDDSGSGLGLSVAKGVVSAHQGHIECVELQQGCLIRISLPSSQQGEQ; from the coding sequence ATGAGTTGGCTACAGAAGCGTTATATTTTATCAGCGTCGGTGTTTGTTCTTGCACTTGTCGTCTCTTTAGGACTTGATCACTGGTTAGGCTCAACCATCGCGGTGTTGCTGATACTCCAGCTTTCTATCGTTGTGATTGCCCTTCAATGTCACTCACGAATAGCTTATGTGGCTGGGGTTGCCGAAGCGGTCAGTTTCAACTTCCTCTTTACCACGCCTCGGTATTCGCTTCAGATGTTCCACCTAGATGACATCATTAACTTACTTGTTTTTATTGTGGTTGCCTTTACCACTAGCCAGCTCGCTGAACGATATCGACGCCAACAAAATGCGCTAGAACAAGTGCAACTACGCCACCAAATTTTGCTCTCCGTATCTCATGATTTGAGAACCCCGCTCGCGGGGATTATAGGCAATCTCACCACTTTCAAAGAATATCAGACGCAACTTCAAGCCAAAGAAAAGGATGAACTGCTCGACAGTGCCATCAAAGAAAGCCATCGCTTACACCAATACATAGAGAACCTTTTGCAAGCGACGAAATTGCAGCACGGCGTGGTTCGCATCCAGAAGCAACAAGAATCCATTGTACATATTGTAAAAAGCGTCATTGGCCGTTTCTCTTCATCCATCACAAGTATTGAGGTTGTCGTCAATGGGGCGGTTTCATTGGTTGATGTCAGTCGGGCTTTGCTAGAGCAGGCGTTATTTAATGTATTAGACAATGCGCTGCGCTATTCCCCCAAAGATAAACAGGTCAGTGTGACAATTTATCAGAGTCAGCAGAATGTGATGATTGATGTCTACAACCAAGGCCAATCACTGCAACCTGATGAAGCAGGACGAATGTTCGAGTTGTTTTATTCGGGCAAGGAAAAAAGAAGTGACGATTCTGGCTCAGGCCTTGGGTTGAGTGTGGCAAAAGGCGTGGTCTCAGCCCATCAAGGTCATATCGAATGTGTAGAACTGCAACAAGGTTGTCTGATTAGGATTTCGCTACCAAGCAGTCAACAAGGAGAGCAGTAG
- a CDS encoding response regulator, protein MNYKILVVDDEPQIQTFMRISLASEGFDYVGADSLATAKVQFERVQPHVVVLDLGLPDGDGIEFLSMIRQSSKTPVLILTARDQEEEKIRLLEAGANDYLSKPFGIKELIVRIKVLLRDLVSDHFSEDIVTFSGIKLQKSTHQCWLYDTEVILTKKEFAFLEMLMITPGQLVKQTDLLREVWGESHTDDTHYLRVLVSQLRKKLNDSADEQQLIKTESGIGYRLVSMEPPRD, encoded by the coding sequence GTGAACTACAAAATACTGGTGGTGGATGATGAGCCTCAAATCCAAACGTTTATGCGCATTTCATTAGCGTCTGAAGGCTTTGATTACGTGGGAGCAGACTCGTTAGCCACGGCAAAAGTGCAATTTGAGCGTGTTCAGCCGCATGTGGTGGTGCTCGATTTGGGATTGCCTGATGGTGATGGTATCGAGTTCCTCTCGATGATCCGTCAGTCAAGTAAAACACCCGTGCTCATTCTAACGGCACGCGATCAAGAAGAAGAGAAGATCCGCTTGCTTGAAGCAGGAGCTAACGACTATCTCAGTAAGCCGTTTGGCATTAAAGAACTTATTGTACGGATTAAGGTATTACTGCGAGACTTGGTCAGTGACCATTTTAGCGAGGATATCGTTACTTTTAGTGGGATCAAGTTACAAAAAAGTACCCATCAATGCTGGCTGTACGATACCGAAGTCATTCTGACCAAAAAGGAGTTTGCGTTTCTTGAAATGCTCATGATTACACCAGGGCAACTTGTGAAACAGACAGACTTGTTGAGAGAGGTGTGGGGCGAAAGTCATACCGACGATACCCATTATCTGCGCGTACTGGTTAGCCAGTTGCGCAAAAAACTCAACGACAGTGCAGACGAACAACAGCTCATTAAAACCGAATCAGGGATTGGTTACCGTCTAGTTTCGATGGAGCCACCTCGTGATTAA
- a CDS encoding potassium channel family protein has protein sequence MAHFTVIGLGRFGIAASLELIHLGHTVTGVDRDPKIVEKYVEELTQAIICDSTDENALRELDLGNSEAVLIAIGEDMQSSLLCTLALKNLGVKEIWVKASTKAHHTIVSKLGVRRIIHPEEEMGVRVAQALNYPMVNNYLSLGHGLYVVEIHIRASLHDTPIGQILGDAKGSVQTVLIKREQDVLNQIGHDFVLKANDIILLCGTRAELKYLAPRLV, from the coding sequence ATGGCACATTTTACTGTCATTGGACTTGGGCGTTTTGGTATCGCGGCCAGTCTTGAATTGATCCATCTAGGACACACAGTGACGGGCGTTGATCGCGACCCAAAAATTGTTGAGAAATATGTCGAGGAGTTAACGCAAGCCATTATTTGTGACTCTACCGATGAGAATGCGCTGCGTGAATTAGATCTTGGCAACAGTGAAGCGGTATTGATCGCGATTGGGGAAGATATGCAGTCAAGTTTGCTTTGCACTTTGGCATTGAAAAATCTCGGTGTTAAAGAGATTTGGGTTAAGGCCAGTACCAAAGCACATCACACCATAGTGTCGAAACTTGGCGTTCGACGTATTATCCATCCAGAAGAGGAAATGGGCGTGCGTGTCGCTCAGGCACTAAACTACCCTATGGTGAATAACTACTTGTCCTTAGGTCATGGCTTGTATGTGGTTGAAATTCATATCAGAGCGTCATTACACGACACACCGATTGGACAAATTCTTGGTGATGCCAAAGGCAGTGTGCAAACGGTTCTCATCAAACGTGAACAAGACGTGCTCAATCAAATTGGTCATGATTTTGTCTTGAAAGCGAATGATATCATTCTGTTGTGCGGCACTCGCGCTGAGCTAAAATACCTCGCTCCAAGGTTGGTGTGA